The Alistipes megaguti sequence CTATAAGAACTGTTGATTGATACTCAACCGGTAATGACTTAGATAATATCAAAGATTTTTCTAAGTTTCCACTATTAGCATACACTAAAGCAATCTCAGTTTGAACCTTATAATAATATCTATCTGTTCCAAGTCCTAATTCTAAAGCTAATGAAGCACATTGATTATATGTATCGATTGCCTTTGAAAGTTCATTTGTAAGACAATAACTTCTGGCCAGGTATCTTAAAGCAGTCATTTGATAACGCTTATTCGAATCCTTAACAGCATAATTGTATGCTGCGGAACAAGCTTCAAGTGCATAATCAGCAAAATTACGGAATAAATACAGCTTACCTAAAGAAAACATTATCAGATATCCGGTCTTATAATCGTCTGTTTTCTCTACTTCAGTTTTGCCTTCCAAATAATACTGCATAGCATCCTCTATATTACCGAGTTCATAATTGATATCCCCCATATAAAGGGCTGACATCGCCTTTCTACGGGCATTATCGGTAGGCTTGTAATAATCGTATGCTATCCTAACAAGGGAATCAGAAGGGATTTTCATCAGTTGTTTTACCTTAGCCTGTGTAGTCAGCAAACACCACAGCGCATGGTTCTCCTTATCCCAGTGTGCTGAAGGAATCGGCATGTCCTCCAGGATATAAAGCGCACTGTCCGGGTGATCAAACATCACGGACTCTGCATGAACCAGTTCCGGAAGCGGCGTTTTCTCCTTACCGTTTCCGCTGCATTGAATATTCAAAAGTGCTGCAAAAGCAATCAGAATGTACAGAATATAGTGGGTTATCTTTCTCATTTTACGAATTTTGTGGCAAAATTAGAAAAAAGAGATAAATACACATCATTACGTCTCTATTTTTTGGTAGACAACAATCACAAGGGAGAACCTGACGGATATAACCGAAAGATTCTCCCTTCTCTTTTACTCTTCAAAAAGCAGCATATATTCCACCTTCCTTCTCCGTTCAATGCTCGGCACTACCTTGCCTTTATAGCAGCGGAAGGAAACATACTCCTTATAGATATTCCTGTCACCAGCCTCCAATTTCTTCAACAATTTGCTTTTGGGCATTTTGCCGTAACCTTTCAGACGGTATGCCCCCACATTATAGCTCAAAACAGCGGCGATCAACGAATCACGTCCCAGATAACTGAACATACGGCACAGCTTGCGTAAATCCGCTCTCAGAATTGAATCACCCTGTTCTTTTGTAATGTCATTGGTCAGCCTTTCCCCAGGAAGGACCTTATGCCCGTACCCGACATAAGGCCAGTGTCTTTTTTCTCCATGCCAGCCCTCGAACCGCTTGATGCACTCGACCGCAAGGCTGAACCTGTCCTGTTTCTCCTTTACCGGATTCTCCGCCCGCAACGGTATGCTCCCGAAGCAGGCTATGGCGAAAAACGCCGTAAACAATATTGCTCTTATTCCCATAGGCAGGTCAGGTTCATTGTGATACGATAACGACAGGCAATTCCTTGCCGCCGGAAGTAACCACGGTATCCTCGTCCTCCGTCTCATTGTTGAAATCGAAGGTCAGCTGAAAAAGCTGTGCCGGCTCGCTGTTGTCCTCAAAATAGATGTCGATACTCTGCTGGTCCTCACACTCCGAGGTGTAATAAAGGCGGAACACCTCCCTGTCCAGGGGATAACGGTCGTTGGGCAGCAACACCATCCCGTCGTCCATGCGCAGCTTGCCTTCACCGTCCGGCTGGAAATAACGGATGGTATATCGGGCATCAGAGAACCGTCCTTCACGTTTCAGTTCACAGCGGATTTCCACGGTTTCACCCTTCACAATACGTGTGGGAACCGGCATCGTCTCCACCGTAAAGGGATAGGACTGCTGCACGTCAAGGTCATCGCTGCACGAGGTCAGCATACCAAAGGTCAGGCCCATCAGGGCACATACAAGGGCATACAGCCCTTTTCTGTTCATATTAGGTTTCATATTCATTTCTTGTTTTAACGGTTTATAAAAAATTACTGTTCAGGCGGAAAATTACTTTCCAGGTATTCGTTCAGGTCCTTGCATCCGGCATACAGGTCGGAACAGTCGTCAATCCTGTCACCGTAGCGTTTCCGGAGGACGGCCAGTGTCCTTTTTCCGGCATCGTCATTGTCCAGGTAGCACCGGATCTTCCCGTAATTGTCCAGAAAAGGGAACGAACGTTCAAGCAGGGCCACCGAATTGAGGACCAGATAATCCTCACCGCGGCTGATACCGAGTACCTTCCATGAAAGAAAGTCGATAAAGCCCTCAAAAAGGTTACAGGTAAGCGAGCCGTTACGGATGAGGGAAATGTCCTTGGGCGGCAGACACCATTTCATGAATCTGGTCCGCAGCTCATAGCCTCCGCTCATATTCCTGAAGCCGACGGCAAAATACCGCTTGCCGTACAGCCGGAACCGTACTTCCTCGCACTCTGCACGGGCAATTTCGGCAGGAATGCCGCGTCCCTTCAGATAACCGAGCAGGACATTGCAGTACAAGGGACTCCGTACCACTTCCTCAAAGCGGGAAGCCTCTTTCCGCTTTTCTGCCCTGATACCTTTATTCCCTTTTTTCTGTCCGGCATATTCAGGTATTGTGCCTCCATATACTCCGGCGATAAACCTTGCCTGTGCCATGAAGCCGTCACTTCCTGAAAGTTCTCCCGCAAGGGTGAAGATGTCACCTCCATGCCCGGTACCGAAGTCGTGCCATACACCCTTGCGGGTGTTCACATGGAACGAAGGTGTCCTTTCCTCACGGCACGGGGAGAGATACCAGCATTCGTCGCCGTGCCGTCTGACCGGCTCATGTCCCAGACGGGACAGGAATTCCTCAATGGGAATGCCTCTGATCATCTCTATATCCATAGGCGTCTAATTGATGATGAAACGGACTCCAAGCCCGAACTGTGTCGTGAACTTTCCCAGCGAACTTCCCCATAGCACACGTTCACGCACATGGGCAAGCAGCACGATACGGTCCGTCACATAGCTTTCCAGCTCCAGCGTCAGAGCTCCGCCATAGACGAAGGCATCGCGGTGGGAAAGCATGGAACCGTCATACAGAACCTTTTCTCCCCAGTTCAACGTCTCATATCCCACCAGGGCGGAACCGCCGACAGAGAGGAAGAATATCTTCGCCGGGTCGGACAGGAACTTCAGGTAATAACCGCCCTCGGCCGTAAACTGGGCCCGTGGAACGGAAGTCCCGCGATAGCCGTAGTTCTTCAGCAGGTATTCCACGCCAGCCACCCAATGGTTGGCCCTTTTCGTATAGCCCGATACGGCAAACCCCGTGTACCAGTCAACCGGAGATTGCAGGCTTCCGGCAAAGCCTCCCCTGAGTTCCACACCCTTCATTCCGGGAAGGTAACGCTGGGCGTATGCCTGCCCCGATGACAGGGCAAGCGATACGCATACGGCAAAAAGAAACAGATACTTCTTCATGGTCATTTCACTTTAAGTTCATTGATCACCCTCGCTCTCACGATATCTTCACTCTCCACGGTGAAGCTCTGGTGACGGCCTCCGCTCTTCTCGTGCATCTCCACCACCAGCATCTTGTCGGCGGGAATGGTGAACTTGTCAAAGACAAAGACGGTACGCTCGTCCTTCTTTCCGGCAACAGCCGTGGCATAGTTGTAGGCACGCAGCGGAAATATCACCTGCTCCTGGATGGCCGTGCGCTTGAGGACTTTCTTGTCCACAATCTTGAACGTCACGAAATCCACCTCATAAGGCACGTTCGACGTGTTCTTCACCTGGGTATGGAAATAGAGCAGCCCGTTGTGGGTATAGAGCCCTCGCAGCAGGTACTGGATGCCGAACGCCTTGCTTCCGATATGCTTGATGTGGCGTCTGTTATCCTTGTGGATGGCCTTGGCAATAAGATGTACCAGCTTGGGCGACTCGCTGCCGAGTTCCTTCAGGTAGATGTCAAGGGCATTGTTCGGGCGGTTCACCTCGCTGCCGTCATGAATGAAATCGGCCATCTCGATGTTGAGCAGCAGGGGCTCGTCGGCATACTTGACATTGAAGGTGTAGAAACTTCCGCTTTCGGTAATCACCGACATGTTGGTCTCCTCACGGAAATTCTTTCTCGTAGCCTTGACACGGATGACGTTCTCAGAACCGTCCGCCTTGCCCGCAATCAGATTCGGAGAACCGAGATCCACGTAACGGACAGCCGAGGGAAAGATGATATGGGTTGTCTTGTCATACGTCACTTCCAGCCCGTATGGCGGAATCATCCGGTCAAAGGTGAGCTTTCTGGACAGCCCGTGATAGAGGTCGCCGTCCTCCTGCTGCGGATAGATATCCGCTTTCAGGGTCAAATCATTTACGGCCGTGGTATCAGCCGACTGTGCATGTGCACTTGCAACGCCGCCTGCGAGGGCAAGCATCAAAAGAATCTTTTTCATGTCTTTACTGTTTTAATGGGTTATTGATTGTTGTTCTGATAAAGCATCAGTTCGTAGCCTGATTTGAGATGCACCTTCTCCTCGCGCATCTTCTTGGAAATGTACTGCGACACGCCCTGTATGGCCCCCCGTCCAAGCTCGGAGAGGAGCTGGTCGCCTGCCGACTGGTTGGTGATGGAGATGGTCGTGCCGAGATTCTGTCCCATGTTGGCGGCCACTTCCCTGACCGCATTTGCTTCCGTCGAGCCGGGAATGAATATCCTGTCCTGTCCGTCGCTGTCCAGCACGGTCAGTTCCACGGGAATGACATTGCCGTCATATTCGACCTGCAGGATTTCAATGCCAAGCCGTTCGCCCTGGATACGTCCCTCACCGGTCAGCAGGGTATTGCGTGGCAGCACATATCTTCCCACACGCATGGCCTCCAGCAGCCTGAGACGCACGCTTTGTCCGCTGATGACGGTCTGGTCGCCATGCACGCAGGCCCGTATGGTATTTTTCGTCCTCTGTGTCCCGGCACTACCCACAGCCGTATGGAAGCCGGCATCCGCACCGGAAAACAGTCTCGCGAACTGCACCGAATCGGCAAGAGGCTGAGGAAGGGACGACACGACCGGAGAGGAAACCAACCCGACGGGAACGGCTTTCGCCTTCCTCTCCCTTGAGGGGTTTTCCGTCTCCTGACTCTCCGCTGTTCCCGTGCTGCCGCCCGAAGGCATATATTTGGCGGCAAGCTCATAGGACTTCTCCAGCAGGGCCACCTGTTCTTCGTAGCTCGGTCCGGCCGTCTGCGTTGCGGCAGCCTGGCGGAGCTGTTCCACCTCTGCTTTCAGCGCCTCCTTCTCCGGGTCTTCCTCCGGACTCTCGTAAAAGCTGCCAAGCGTGGCGTTGATGTCGTTGTAGGCCGAGGCGGAAGAGGCGAAGGCACCCGTCCTGCCGTTTCCTACGGAACGGTACGCACGGCTTTCATTTTCACTTCCAATTTCCTGTGCCGTTTCTATTTCCGGGACATTCTCCTGTCTGTGTCCGTCGGCTAGGGCGGAGAAGTCGGCCAGCGTACGCTTCTTCTCCTCCTGCCGGCGAACCATGTCCGCCTGCTCATAGGCAGCCATCTTGTCCGCCTCGATACCCGTACCCCTCGGGTCGGGAAGTTCGGCATTGAAGCCCGTTTTCTTTTCCGCCTCTTGCCTGTCTTTCTCGGTCGGGGCGAAAATCAGCCACATACACCCGAGGAACAGCAGGAACATGCCGGTGAAAACCAGATATTTCCTGATTTTCTGCTTCTGTTTCAATTTTTCTGCATCCGTACTCATAACCTTACCTGTTGAACTGGTTAAAAAACTCTTCCATCTCACGGATTTTCACGTCGGAAAGGGTATCCGCCGGCACAAAGTCGGGAACCTCAAGCGGAGTAATCCTGATGACGTCCTGCCGAATGTCCTCCCGCCCGATGTCATAAACCGCCCGGAAAATCATGTAGAAATTGACCAGCGCGAAAAGGGAAGCCATCACGATGACGGCGATTGCCCTCTGACGGGGTGTGAGCCTGTCACAAAGGCCGCGCAGCCTGCCCCCGATAAAATCCTTGATTTTTACATACATCTTTCTCATACATACCTTGTTTTTATCTGTCATACATTCTGATATCCCTGTTCTCCAACACGCGGAACCCTTCCAGGATGAACCCGTGCGGATTGTTGTCACTGCGGGTGGAATTCCGCAACCTGCCATGCGTGACAAGGCTGCGTTCCGTCACGCTCTTCTCACGGATGATGAAAAGGCGTGCGTATGTCATGACATCATACGGATAGGTGTTGAAGTCGCATTTCACGCTGTCTATCTCGATACGCTGGCTGACATTGCCCGAAATTATTCTATTGTAATAACCCTGTTCGGCCAGATCTCCGTAATGGGAATAGGCAGAACGGTCACTCAGGAACATGGCACGCTGCACGTTCCCCTCGATGGCACTCTTGTCAGGGGCCAGCGTGAAGAACAGCTCATGGAAACGTCTGACATGTTCCCTTGCCTCTACGGGACGGTTCTGCTCCAGGTCCTGCGAGAGGGCGAGCATGAGCGACTTCCCCTCATCCAGCACATAGATCTTCTGGCGCTGGGCTTCGGCAAAACTGTATGCCTTCCACACGGAATAGCCCACAAGCAGGGTGCAGACACCCAGATAGACGATTCCGAACAGGCGCAGATGCCGGAAGCTGGTCTCGATATTTTTCAATGATTTGAATTCCATTCTTATTCGTTTTATGATTGTTACTTGATTAGTCTTCCGGCCACATTTCCTACAGTAGCACCTGCGGCACCGCCCACAATGGAGCCTGTCTTGGAAGCAGCCTGATTCACGTTCTTGCCGTAATTTCCTGCACCTCCACCGGCCTGAACAATCCAGTTGGCCACGGTCGGAATCGTGAAATACCCGATGATGCCGATAATCAGGAACGTGATGTACACGGCATTGGAACTGTCCGGAATGAAGTTGGGGTCGGACAGCTGCTCGATGTCCCTCTGAAGCATCAGGGTCTGTATGCGTGCCAGCACGCTGCTGAAAAGATCAGAGACGGGCAGCCACAGATAGATGCTGATATAGCGGACAAACCATTGGCTCAGCGAGGCCTGAAAGCCGTCCCAGCACGAAATGGCAAAGGAAATCGGTCCGAGAATGGAAAGGACAATCAGAAAGAATGTCCTTAGCGTGTCCACCACAAGCGCGGCCGCATTGAACATCAGTTCCAGCAGCTCACGGAAAAAATTCTGCACGGACTTCTTCATGTTGTACATGGCACGGTCCACATACATACCGCAAGCCTCGATAGCGTCCAGAGCTCCCAGTTCATCCAGTTTGTTGTCAAAAGCCTCCTTGTCCACCAGGTAGGCCGTCTCGGGATTCCTCCGCATCGCCTCAATCTCCAGCTTGTCCTTCTGCTGCCGATACTCATTCATGTCAAAGGTCTGCGTCTCCAGAATCCTGTGCGTTCCGGTCACGACGGGTGACAAAATGCTGTTGAGCGTACCCAGCACGATGGTCGGAAAAAACATGATGCAGATACCCAGAGCAAACGGACGCAGCAAAGGGAACACGTCAATAGGTTCGGCCCTGGCCAGTGACTGCCAGACACGATACGCCACATAAAAGAGGGCTCCCAATCCGGCAAGGCCCTTGGCCACGCCGGTCATCTGCGAACAGAGCGGCATCATGTCCGTGTACAGACTTTGCAGGATCTGGTGCAGATTGTCAAAATTCACAGCCAACAATACCATAAGCAATCCTCCTTGAAATTACCAGTAGCGTTCGTTGGGTGAACCGTACAAAGCCATCACACGGTCAAGATCATTCTGTTTCTTGGCACGCAGGTACGACACGCCGATGTTCTTGTTGGTATAGTACTGCACCAGACTGCGGTATTGCAGCATGTCGGTATAACAGCGGTCGATGATGTCCATACGTTCCTTGTCGTTCATCGAAAGGCCGTTCTCGTTGACCACCGTCTTCAGGTCCGTCAGCAGATTGGCACTCTCCTCCAGCAGCTTCGTGTAGCCGAGGGCGATGGCACTCAGTTCCTCAGGGGTGAAATAAGGGTCACTGAGCATACGCTCATAACTGGTCACATAGATTTCCGTGATGTCGCCGACCATCAGGATGGTCTGCTGCACCTTGCGGGCATCGCGTACCAGATTCTTGACCTTCCTAAGGCCATCATAATACTCCTTGCCCTGCTGGTAAATCTTTACCGTTTCTTGGAAATTCTTGACCATGTTGCTTGCCGTCGAGGACGTGTGGACGATGTTCTTGGCGGCATTGATGATGCCCTGGGCAAGATTCCCGGGGTCGGTCACTACCCATTGGGCGTGTGCCCTGCCTGCAGAAAGGAGGCAGATACAGCATAAGGCTGTCAGAATTCTTTTCTTCATGTCGTTAATCTTTAATGGTTGATAAATCTTTTCCGTTAGTTCAGAGTCCCATCTTGCGGCCTTTCGGCTTCGGACGGACGGTGATGTGCGGTTTTCTCCGCAGTGTTGTTTCCGAAGAGACCGTGCGGGCAGGCCTGATATTCCTGAAGAACTCGTCCGCATAGGGACGTCTGCCGGTCATCCTGACAAATCGGGCATCCAGTTCCCGGTAAGCCTTCTCCGCCTGTTTCCGTATCACATCCTCCGGACTGCTCCTGTCAATGCCGTATTTCACAAGAAAATCCGGGCGGATATGTATCGGGTCATGTACGGAACCCGGCGAGGCGGCAATACTGCCCAGCCTCTCCAGTTCCCCGTTCAGCTTGTCAAGGTATTCAGCCGGAGGACGGGGACACACACTTTCAAAAATCTTCTCCACCGCATGTGTCAGTCTTGCATTCACCTCCAGAATGTCGGGTACTTCCCCCATCTGCCTCTTCCGCAGGTATTCGTCAGGAGCCATCCCTTCAAGCTGATGGAACAGACGGTAATCCTCCGTGAGCCCGTAATAGTCCTGTATGGAAAGAGGAATATTCCAGCCCTGCATCAGGGACCAGTAGAGGGATGACACGACCTCACGGCGTTTGCTTTCATTAGATTCCAGATCGCTATACATAAATTCAGAAGTTTAATGGGTTGATAAATGATTTCACTTTTTCCTCTTGCTCTCGGCCAGCTGCTTGATTGCCAGCTCGATATTGCCACCCAGCTTCCGGGTAAGCCGCATTACTTCAAGCTTTTCCGTCTCCTCGGTCGTGTAGGTGCAGTACTCTTCCGGCGAGACCTCGGTGGCATAGACCGCCGACTGTGTTCCGCCGAGACCTATCCACACTTCCTTGTACTTGCGGGACGGGCTGTTGGCCATGTTGATGGAGAGAATCTGAGCACGTTCCTTGTCGGTCAGGCCCAGCAGGGACTGGATTTCATCGAACTTGTTGACATACTTCCTCTGGTCCAACAAAATCTTGCAGTCGCTGTTGTTGATGATGGTTCCCTTGACGATGGGTGACGAAATGATGTCTTCCACCTCCTGGGTAACGACAACAGCCTCCCCGAAAAACTTTCGGACGGTCTTGAAAAGGTAGCGGATATAGTTGCTCATATTGGCGGATGCCAATGCCTTCCAACATTCCTCAATGAGTATCATCTTTCGGATGCCTTTCAGCTTTCGCATCTTGCTGATGAAAGTTTCCATGATGATGATGGTGACAATCGGAAGCAGCACCTTGTTGTCACGGATATTGTCCAGCTCGAAAACAATAAACCGTTTGCCAAGCAAATCAAGCTGTCTGTCGGAATTCAACAGGAAGTCATACTCGCCACCCTTGTAATAAGGTTCCAGCACATTCAGGAATCCCCACACGTCAAAATCCTTCTCCCGTGTACGCTTGGTCTTCAGAATTTCCTGATACTCGTCGCGGATGAACTCATAGAAGGTATTGAAGGACGGAACCACGGTACTGTCCGTGCGTATCTTCTCCAGAAAGAGATTGACCGCGTTGGAGAGCGCCACCTCCTCGGCACGTGTCGGCGGCTCGTCATCACGTTTCCACAGGGTAAGGATAAGCGTCTTGATGGACTCTTTCTTTTCGATGTCAAACACACCGTCCTCCACGTAGAAAGGATTGAAGGCAATCGGATCGCTCTCCTCATAGGTGAAATAGATGCCGTCCTCGCCATGCGTGCGGGCATGGATAAGGCTGCACAGTCCCTGATAGGAATTTCCCGTGTCCACCAGCAGCACATGCGCTCCCTGTTCGTAATACTGGCGCACCATGTGGTTGGTGAAGAATGACTTTCCGCTGCCCGACGGTCCGAGGATGAACTTGTTGCGGTTGGTAATCGTACCGTTCTTCATCGGCAGGTCGGAAATGTCCAGATGGACTGGCTTCCCGGTCAAACGGTCCACCATGCGGATGCCGAACGGTGAAAGCGAATCCTTGTAGGACGTTTCCCCGATGAACAGGCACAGGGCCTGCTCGATGAAGGTGTAGAAACACTCCTCTGACGGGAAATCACCGGCATTGCCGGGAATGGCCGCCCAGAAAAGCGTCGGCACATCGACCGTGTTATGACGGGGCTTGGCCTCCATCAGGGCAATCTGGCTGCCCACATCATTCTTGATACGCTTCAGCTTCTCGCGGTCGTCGCTCCATGCAAAGACATTGCAGTGCGCACGGATGGAAGTGAGTCCCTTGCTGTGCGCCTCGTTCAGGTACTCCTCAATCCATTCACGGTTGATCTGGTTGGAACGGCTGTAACGGGACAGCGAGTGCATGTTGCGGGCGGTCTGCTCGAATTTCCTCAGGTTCTCCGCCGAATCGTCTATGAAGAGATACTGGTTCACGATATGGTTGCACGTGAGCAGTATCCCTATCGGTGCGGCAAAGGACAGGCGGCAGTCGCTGCGGTCCGTGGACAGCCGTTCATAACGGCTGTCCGTACCCACGGATGACGGCAGGTCTTCCGTTTCGGAGAGGGTATGCAGGCAGAGCAGGTTGTCGCCGACCTTCATTTCCCCGGCTCCGAGAGTGATGTCCTGCAGGCTGGTCGTATTTTCCTGCGAAAGCGAAAAATACTTTTCGATAATGCCCGCGGAGGTTTCCGTACCGGTAATCTCTTCGTCCGTCAGCCTGACCATGCGGAGCAGACCGCTGTCGTTCACGATACGCTCGAACTGCCCGCAGCATTCCAGAAAGCGTGCGACGGTATCCTTGTCCTGCATCTCCTTGGGGATGATGAACCCGCGCGTGAGGGCATTGAAGCTGCTTGTCGTGCGGCTGTGTTCCTTCGTGGTCTTTGTCAGGAACAGATAGCAGGTATGGTTCAGGTACGGCCGCTCGTTGAAATGTCTTTCAAAGCTGCGGCTGAGGAAACTCAGGTCATCCCGGCAGATATCAGGTCTGTAGCTCTCCTCAATGAAGATGTCCTGCTTGTGGACAATGCTGTAGTTCGGCAGAACCCGGACTGCCTTCGCCCATGTGGAATGGAGGGCCTCGTACTCGGCGCGTGTCAGCGTAAACACTTCCGGCAGCTCCACCCTGTAGGCCACGGTGATGTCGGCATCCTTGCTGATGATACACCCGTGCTCGACGGCCATCAGCGGAAACCGGCTTTCCAGCGTGGCGGCTTTCATTACATTTCTCATACATTACGTTTTTTCGGGGTTGGACAAATCAACCGGAGGAAACCCTTCCGGCTGATGATGTAGCGGGGATGGCGGCGCAGCGCCTGCAATTTCATCAGTCCCCATTCACCGTATTTCGCGTTCAGGCGGAAAGTCACCCAGACAAGCACCGAGGCGCAGATGACACCGAAACCGATACATACCCACTGGTCGATGCCTGCCATGTACATGATGACAAACAGGACGAACAGGGCGAGCAGTCCGCCGGCGAAGATGAACAGGTACTGGCTTTTCAGCCCCTTGAACTCAGGGCTGCGGCCGATTCCCTTGTTGATAGGATACTCCGCCATAATCAGAGGAAGAATGAACGTAAGATTGTGGCGGCTACGATTAAAAAGATGCAGGCGCCGAACCAACTGGCTGCCGTCTTGGAGGTGTCGGGATCTCCCGAGGAGAACTTGGAATAGACCTTCACGCCTCCGATAAGGCCGACCACGGCTCCGATGGCATAAATCAGTTTGGTTCCCGGATCGAAATAGGAAGTGACCATGTTAGTGGCTTCAGTGATACCGCCGATACCGTTACCCTGGGCGAAAGCCCCTGTCGTTGCAAGCAGCATCATGGCTGCAAAAAAGAATCTTTTTTTCATGTGTCGAAACTTTTAATTGGTGAGACAAAAAATGATTTCGACCACGAATATATAACGTCTAATTCATTGATTTACAACACTGACGATGCGTGACATCGGGTGTCATTATGTTACATCAGCAGGGAAATTCCAGTGACGAAAAACAGTGGAAAAACGACTTTTGATTCTTCCGGCGAAGGTCGCTCGTGCCTTCGCTATTTCTCGACATG is a genomic window containing:
- a CDS encoding DUF4133 domain-containing protein, which encodes MAEYPINKGIGRSPEFKGLKSQYLFIFAGGLLALFVLFVIMYMAGIDQWVCIGFGVICASVLVWVTFRLNAKYGEWGLMKLQALRRHPRYIISRKGFLRLICPTPKKRNV
- a CDS encoding DUF4134 domain-containing protein, whose protein sequence is MKKRFFFAAMMLLATTGAFAQGNGIGGITEATNMVTSYFDPGTKLIYAIGAVVGLIGGVKVYSKFSSGDPDTSKTAASWFGACIFLIVAATILRSFFL
- a CDS encoding TraG family conjugative transposon ATPase, whose product is MRNVMKAATLESRFPLMAVEHGCIISKDADITVAYRVELPEVFTLTRAEYEALHSTWAKAVRVLPNYSIVHKQDIFIEESYRPDICRDDLSFLSRSFERHFNERPYLNHTCYLFLTKTTKEHSRTTSSFNALTRGFIIPKEMQDKDTVARFLECCGQFERIVNDSGLLRMVRLTDEEITGTETSAGIIEKYFSLSQENTTSLQDITLGAGEMKVGDNLLCLHTLSETEDLPSSVGTDSRYERLSTDRSDCRLSFAAPIGILLTCNHIVNQYLFIDDSAENLRKFEQTARNMHSLSRYSRSNQINREWIEEYLNEAHSKGLTSIRAHCNVFAWSDDREKLKRIKNDVGSQIALMEAKPRHNTVDVPTLFWAAIPGNAGDFPSEECFYTFIEQALCLFIGETSYKDSLSPFGIRMVDRLTGKPVHLDISDLPMKNGTITNRNKFILGPSGSGKSFFTNHMVRQYYEQGAHVLLVDTGNSYQGLCSLIHARTHGEDGIYFTYEESDPIAFNPFYVEDGVFDIEKKESIKTLILTLWKRDDEPPTRAEEVALSNAVNLFLEKIRTDSTVVPSFNTFYEFIRDEYQEILKTKRTREKDFDVWGFLNVLEPYYKGGEYDFLLNSDRQLDLLGKRFIVFELDNIRDNKVLLPIVTIIIMETFISKMRKLKGIRKMILIEECWKALASANMSNYIRYLFKTVRKFFGEAVVVTQEVEDIISSPIVKGTIINNSDCKILLDQRKYVNKFDEIQSLLGLTDKERAQILSINMANSPSRKYKEVWIGLGGTQSAVYATEVSPEEYCTYTTEETEKLEVMRLTRKLGGNIELAIKQLAESKRKK